A region of the Ranitomeya imitator isolate aRanImi1 chromosome 5, aRanImi1.pri, whole genome shotgun sequence genome:
GTGCTTGAAATTCTCCTAAATCCTCCTCAAAAAATCCTCAAAATTGGAGTTCCTGGtccaaaaacacagaaaaaactcTTAGAGCTTAATCAGACGTCGGTGATTTTTCACCAGTGCATTGTTCAGGTGGCTCCCTAGTTTATATACAGGTaataaaaaggaataaaaaaagcAACAACCAGACTCCAAATAAGacgcctgtttaaaaaaaaaacaaaccttgtgCACATACTCGAGGGGTTTTTTTGTTGTTGAAATAATAGGAAGCTTAGTGAAAGAGCATTTGAAGAGGAATTTGGAGCAGAATGTAGTGTGTAGATAACGTCAGGAAACGTAGCTTTTTTTCCCCAGAAAACCGCTGAATGTGAGTGAACCCAGCCTGGAGGTGCGGTATGCTGTGGCGCGGTATTTGTGCCGTGCACCCTGGCTGTGTGCAGTGTAGCGCCTCATTGCCGGGTGTGTCCACTAGGCGGCGCCCCCCGCACTGCACATGACCCGTTTCCTCGGCGGCTGAGGGCAGCAGACAGTGCGGACTCTCCAGGAACTCGGGCTCGCACCGTCCTTTCATCATCAGCCCGCACGCACCCAGGAGGCTGGAGCGAACGCCACAGGCCGCCAAGTATGACGAGAGCGGAGTCACTAGTGGCCCCATAGGGTTACTTGTTGCCTTGTGTATATCATTTACACGGGACCATTCGGCCACCCAGTACACAGAACTGCACGGTGCGGCAAAGGCAACGCTGGGGGTTGTAGTCCCACCTCAGCCTGCATTTACTAACTAATCAAGCGTGTATGTAGCAGCATGCACATGGCACCAACGAGCGTGCATGGGTTAATTTGCAGACGATGGAGCGTGCATGTGTAAAAATCGAGCGTGCATGGGTTAAATTTGCAGGTGATGGAGCGTGCATGTGTAAATAACGAGCGTGCATGGGTTAATTGCAGGTGATGGAGCGTGCATGTGTAAATAACGAGCGTGCATGGGTTAATTTGCAGACGATGGAGCGTGCATGTGTAAAAATCGAGCGTGCATGGGTTAATTTGCAGACGATGGAGCGTGCATGTGTAAAAATCGAGCGTGCATGGGTTAAATTTGCAGGTGATGGAGCGTGCATGTGTAAATAACGAGCGTGCATGGGTTAATTGCAGGTGATGGAGCGTGCATGTGTAAATAACGAGCGTGCATGGGTTAATTTGCAGACGATGGAGCGTGCATGTGTAAAAATCGAGCGTGCATGGGTTAATTTGCAGACGATGGAGCGTGCATGTGTAAAAATCGAGCGTGCATGGGTTAAATTTGCAGGTGATGGAGCGTGCATGTGTAAATAACGAGCGTGCATGGGTTAATTGCAGGTGATGGAGCATGTACATACAGATAAAGAGCATGCATGGGTTAAGCTGCAGGTGATGGAGCATGTATATACAGATAGAGCATGCATGGGTTAATTGCAGGTGACGGAGCGTGCATGCGCTAACCCGAGCTCTGACTATTGTATGACAGTCGCGGTACCGCATGCAATCCGCAGATGTGACCGGGGTGTAATCGCTCCTGCCCTCTATAGCTGTGGTTGTGGAGGCAGCACAGTATCTGCAGCAGGAGACAATGATCTCACACAGCACCAGCCCCCTGCCCGATGCCAGGCTGTGTGGCCAGCACCATCCCTGCCCTCCTCCCCTCCATTGGGTGATCAGCAGCAGGCTCACATTACCGGCAGCACAGGGACACATTGGGGAAGGAGGGAGCGGCATTTTGGCGCTAAATATTTAGCACCTCCCAAGTAGGAGGCTTCATGAATGAGGGGAGGGCGGCTTTGGGGGTCTTCTCCCTCCTTTCTCTCGGGTgtgtcattatttatttttttctaagtgAATAATATCCAACAGCTTGAAAGTGCATGTAGTGACAGAGTGCAGTGTGCAGCAGAGGGTGCAGTGTGCAGCAGAGGGTGCAGTGCCAGGCTGCAGTGCACACAGAGGTAAGGCTGGCTCTGCTACATCATCATGCCTGTCATTGCACCATTGCTGCTTTGTGTTCTGCAGGCTCCAGGTCTGAGGGTGGGTTTTGGGGGGTTCTCTGTGTGCCATGCATGCTAGGATTATTGGGGTAGTGCCCATTTTTTGCTGTTGTTGCAGGATTGAGCTGACACTTTGATGTTTGCTGCTGTAGTAAGTTCTGCCCATGGCTGGAGGGTGGGAGCAGCATTTGGGGTCTacctatacactgcacacacaaaAGCAGAGTGTTTGCATCTCCATCCATTGAGGAGTGCGGTGGGAGTAGCTGTGGAGTGGCGCAGAGTCCTCCTGGCCGTCAGTCCAGCCCTCTCTGTGCATCTCTCCCTGCATCTCCCTCTCTccagaaccccccctgagctgcatGGACCATTGGCAGCGCCACCTTCCCTTATGGCCGTGTGATTGTCATTCTGACGGTGTTTTGTATTCTTTTCCTCTTCTAGATAGTGGCCGGCTCTGGATCTGTGGATAACTCCTCTGTGGTggtacggtgttttgtttttttttttgtattgagtGGTGCCGCTGAGAAGATGCCCGGGGTGGTGAGCAAGAACCCGGACCTGGAGTTTGACTCCTTGCAGCCTTGTTTCTACCCAGACGAGGATGATTTTTATCTGTGTGGTCCGGACTGTGCCCCCCCAGGAGAAGACATCTGGAAGAAGTTTGAATTGCTCCCCACGCCTCCTCTGTCTCCAAGCCGAGCGGGGTTACAGAGTGACCCTCTGTCTCCTGGGCAAGGGCCCCTACTAGATTATGGTTTGACGGGCGACGAGGATGCCTTAGACTGGGCATCGGAGTTGTTGCTGTTGCCCCCTGAAGCCGACTTGCTAGGGGCTTCCGGCTGGAGCACAGATCTGGGTTTGTCCCCCGGCAACCTCAAGTCCATCATCATCCAGGACTGTATGTGGAGTGGCTTTTCTGCCAGGGAAAAGCTTGAAAGGGCAGTCAACGAGAAGCTGGGAAAATCCGCGGGGAACGTGGTAGAACCTGGAACCCAGAACCAAACTGTCGCCCCGTCTGCCAGCAACGTACCTGGGCAAGGAGAGGAATTAAATAACCCGGCTTCCCACTGTGTAGACCCAGCGGTGGTCTTCCCATTTCCCATCAACAAGGGAGAAAGCGGCAGAATTGGGCAAGCTACTCCTCCCAGCAGTGCCATATCGCCCACCGTACCCTCCAGTGCACCAGCCAGAATCTGCAGCCAGCCCAGCCGAACCAGTGCCAGCTCCGGTGACGACAGCCACAGCGAATCTGGTAAGTACATTATTCACGCACTCACCTGGTCGGTTGGCATTGGTATCTGTCTTACGTTACTAGATATTTGCTGCATTATGTCTTCCCATTCCATGGGGGACCCTTTGACAAATAGAAAGGGGCACCCTATGGCACCGGGGGATCATGAAAGTGCCCTGCGGCTAACGCTAGCCGTCTGACGGGGTGTGTACTCTCGTGTTTGTGAGCGTGCATGCATAGGGACTTTCGGATGAGTTGTAAACTGTACAGATCATGTTAACACTTGTAGTGATGCTCAGACCGACGCGTTTTCAACCTCCGGCCAATTGGGTCGAAATTAATGGTTATTTATGAAAATGGGAGAAACGATTGAACCTTCTTTCTCCAtttgtgttgccatttttttttttttttttttttttttttaattttggccatCAGTCCATTGACTCTTAACATGCACATTATTAGATTTGATCTTTGGGAACATCTCTTTGCCAAATCAAGTTTGCATCCTACAAGGTGACACGGTTGATGATGGACatcacatctattttttttttcccagcaaACTAGAGATGAAATAAGATGTAGAGTTAGGGTTCAAGGGCATGTTCTCCCCTCCGCCATCATCCACGGATGAGGAAACGAGGAGCGGCGATGCCCGTTTTCGTAAAATATAAGCTCTGGAAACAGCTGATACGGGAACTTCAGCTcactattttatttttgtttgacCTCACTCCTAGAACCAACATTGAGTAAGCGCCAATCAGCGGTGGCCTATTGAGCGCCGAGGCCACCAGATGGCGatgtttttttggttttaattcttGAAAGGGTTCATTGCattaagaggttttttttttttttgtttttttttaggcagCAGATGGGGGGGGGTTGTTGTATATCTGAAAGGTAATCCTATCATGTTAGTTACTAGTAACAGATGCTTGGCAACTTAAAAAGCAGCTTCTCGGGCAGAATTACAACACCAGTGATCCACCGGGGCCCCCCTCAGTCGCAGCGATGGCCATTTATCCTATTGGTCTACTAATTGTACCCGGTTACAGACCATACAAAAACTGTGGACCCTTGCCGGTCCGATACTGCTTTTTTAATGGCAAAATTTGAGGTGTAGTCAAGACTGACAAGACTATACTGAATAAACTTGTTCTTTTGTATCCATtcgtcttttctcttttttttttttttttttttcttcatagaatatttagttttttttaatcaattttggATCACGTAAACAAAGCAATATTGAAGGGTCATCAATGGATCAATTTCTAAATTCTAATTCTCAGTAGAGCCCCCTTGTGGCcagattattataaaaaaaaaaaaagagaaaaatatttaAAGTCAGTTATTATTAGTACAACTGTTTCTATTATAATTTagtaatttttttctatatatttttaaatgtttaGGTTTTTCATGTAAAACAATATTGAAGGGTCAGCAATGGGTCATTGATTCTCAGTAGAGCCCCGTTATggcctgatttaaaaaaaaaaatacaaaaaatgactTTCATAAATATTTTTTCCATTATTAAACTTTTTCCATTAtaatttagtaatttttttaaattatatttttaacATGTGTAGATTTTTCAGGTAAAACACAGCGTTGAAGGGTCAGCAATGGGCCACTTTCTAAATTCTAATTCTCAATAGAGCCCCCTTATGGCCAAATTATTATTtgagaaaaatactttattaatgtcattttttattaagtgtttccataatttttctttaatctattttttttttttttttttttttaaatgtgtagatTTTTCATGACAGTATCCCAcacccccatttaaaaaaaaaaaaaaaatctaaaattgatttttttttttttttttttaaattattaattttGGATCATATAAAACAAAACAACCTTGAAGGCTCCGCTCCTAACGTGTGATTCTCAGTGGAGCCCCCTTATGGCCAGATTAATATTTATATAAAAGTAAAACGGGAGGCGGTAGAGGAGGAACGGAATTGTCATGAAAAATCTACAcattaaaagtaaaacaaaaaatataaattACTAAATTGAAACCGAtttaataagaataaaaaaaattaataaagaagTATTTTTCTCTTTGCATtagaattttgtatttttttttttctttattttcttgaaATGTGTTGATTTTTCATGGAAATTtccctcttcctttttttttttttttttttttttaatataatttttttttaaccagaGCACTGAATAATATAAATTGTGTCTCGTAAACTGGTTAAACCCCTTTCTTGTTTGTGCCTTGACAGCTCCGAGGAAGCATTTCCTCACAACAGCTGTCTTATTGGCTAGAAACCAAATCCCTGGCTTAAAGGGGCCTACAGATGACCAACAGCACATTATGTCTCGAAACAAACCCAGCGATTGTGTCTGGCTTTCCCTGTCACGGAGGCAGACAATTtgttgaattattatttttttttctccctccaaGTACAGCAAATCTCCAGTTTGCCCTTTTCATGGAGCCTTTATCTAACTGTACGATTTGTTCCCCTGTGCTTAGTACCGCGTCAGCTGCTCCATGGATTCTGTATCTAACCTTTATGCCAAAATTTTGCCAAAAATTTGTGCAAATTTGTTGTAGACTTCAAAGTGTGATTTTTGGTTAGTGGGCATTCGAGTTGGTTTGATGATCTGTTTTGATGGAGATTTTATCATCTCAAGTTGTTTTATTTATCCATGCTAATGGCATTTCTTATTTTTTTGGTTTCTCAGATGACGAAgaagatgatgaagaagaagatgaagaggaAGAGATTGATGTTGTCACAGTGGAGAAAAGGCGTACATTGTCCAACAGGTCAGTTACCTGCCCGGCAGTACTGCGCTCGAAATCCACCACCAACCTCGCCTCTGGAAAGAACGTTCCCACCGAACTTATCCTTAAGCGGTGCGCCCCGGTGCACCAACAACACAACTACGCAGCCCCGTCTCCTTACGTAGAGACGGAAGAGGTTGCCCCGCCTCAAAAGAAGCAGAAGAACGAGGCACCCCGCGTGGTAAAGAATGTGGTACAACCAAAGGCAAAAAGTTCCAGCCCTCGAAACTACGACTCAGAAGACAGCGAGAGGCGACGCAACCACAACATCCTAGAGCGCCAACGTCGCAACGACCTGAGATCCAGCTTTCTCACTTTAAGGGACCACGTACCCGAACTTGTTAAAAACGACAAGGCCGCTAAAGTCGTCATCCTCAAAAAAGCCACTGAATACATTCATTCCCTTCAGGACGACGAACAAAGATTGTTACAGGAGAAAGAAAAACTTCAACTCCGACAGCAGCAGCTCCTCAAGAAAATCGAGAACGCGCGGACTTGCTAGGCttcgtccctttttttttttttgttttttttgtttttttcctactTTCTTAAAACTGACACTGCCACTTTGCACAATTTTTTGATTCTTCAAAGCAAAactagagaaaaaaacaaaacaagaagtgtttgtttgtttttttgttgacAATACGAATGTTGGTTTCATTTCCGATTCAGTCCGCTCTGCAGTTGAAAATACAATTTTTGAGAATTCCTTTTTGATATCTATGTTTTTGTTTCGTCATCATTTCGAAACAACTggttgactatttttttttttaatttctgagaTGAGTAGACTGCCAAATGATTACTTATTTTATCTGTTTTAATGGTTTTTTTTCTATTGAACTCTGTAGGGTTTCTTCATGTTTTGAGCATTTTTGAGCTGCTGATcacatctttttatttttttttgtaaggttcattcaaatgttttttgttttttttgtggtttaTGGTGCTTATTGTAACTGAAGTTACTCTTCTGGGGTTCGCACTTGTACCTCTGGAGGAATCTCTGTATATACCATTAATTcttgccttttttatttttttcgtgcaACTTTCTGGGGCTATTCTGGGTAGCTCTCACTACCAACACTTAGACTGGAAGTTCAGACCCAAGTACTGTAACACCTCAATGTTTGAGGAGCATGTTTTGTATACAAATATATTGTTAATCTCTTGTTATGTACTGGACTAATTCTTACACTGCCTGTATACTTTAGTATGATGCTGATACATAACTAAATTTGATACTTATATTTTCGTATGAAAATGAGTTGTGAAAGTTTTGAGTAGATATTTACTTTATCACCTTTTTGAACGGAGAACTTTTGTAAAGAAAAGTATTATATATGCCTTTTTTCTTAGCCCGTTTTGTTGGTCCTTTTACCTGTTTTTTATTATTGTATTTGTTCACGTCTTGTTTGGCGCATAGAACCGGAACGTTTCAGAGTTCTGcatatgtttctgtttgttttttactcattccttttttttttccaaacaatgtacattttttttttattttatttttttttagtgcttttttttcTTCTAGCACTTTGAAATACCTCATGTTTATGAAAATAAATAGCAAATGTTAACGTCTGTGTTATCTTTCAAGAAAGCAATGTCGCCATTGATAGTTACCCTGCTTTTCACATTTTACATAAACATACTAAAATTGTATAAAATTTAACTTAAAAGTTTACCTTTATAATTTGTTCGAACAGAGTGGTGGCCATCGCTTGGTCCAACGGGACAGAGTGGTGGCCATTGCTTGGTCCGATGAGAAGGAGTGATGGCCATCACTCCGTTCCGTTGGACCAAGCAATGGCCATCACTCCATTCTGCCAAGGGATGGTCCAACAGAATGGAGTGGTGGCCATCACTTGGTCCAAAGGGGGTCCAGTTCTTAGCACCACCTCCGATGGTACTCCGCAATCACAGATCTGTACATTTAGTTACGGTACTGTGCTGGATATTCCAGCTTCATCCCATTGATTTAAGTAGCTGGAGCTTCAAGTCGAACCACCATAGATCTTATTTCAAAAGTAAAGTGGCTGTATAGGACACTTAAATAGTGTGATTCACTAAGAGTCATTGATAGGTTGGGTACTAAGAGACTTGATATTGAATTGCTAGTCAATCCTATAGAAAGTCTGTCCATTCTGTTTTTTTCAGAACCAGAAAATCCAATTTTGGGCATCTTTACTTTACTTGCGTGTTTTAGATGTGCATTCACATGGCCATATAAATTGGTCTGCAGtctgactgcaatgcatggaccatCCGTAGGTCTCCTGACCTGAGTGACAGCTGCATATATTTCTGTGGAGCTGTCGCCTCGGGTTGGGAGACCTGCgtccagtccgtgcattgcagtccAGTCTCGGACCGATTTTCTATGGACATGGTCAATATAGTCGATGGGGCTGttcaagtgttttttgtttttttcctgattGTAtcctcaaaaattaaaaaaaaaaatcagaatttcaTCCACATCCAAGGTCCTTAGAAAAGCTCGGACAGCGAACAGTTGCTGTCTGTTGTGTCCAAGTGAAAAATTTTTATTGTTTAATGGGTAGAAGTTTGGAAATCTTTTTGTTTTGTATATGAAAAAAATCTATGCCACACCAATGGTAAAACAAGACAGACTATAAAAAAGGATGAAAAACATAAATACTTCTCTAAATCTGTTCATTTTTGTCATGGGCATCCGGATGAAATTTTGCAAGTGAATGTTAATTTTCCACCTGATACTAGATTTTATTTTTAAGATTTGATGTTCGtgtaaacattaaagggaacctatcacccccaaaatcaaaggtgagctaagcccaccagtatcaggggcttatctacagcattctgtaatgctgatgataagcccttgatgtatcctgaaagatgagaaaaaggttagattatactcaaccaggggtgGTCCATTCCAATGGGCATcggggtccggtccggcgccttccatcttcttacgatgacgtcctcttcttgtcttcacgctgcggctccggagcaggcatactttgtctgccttgttgagggcagagcaaagtactgcagtgcgcaggcgccgggcctctctgacaacAGGacaagcaaagtacgcctgcgccggagccgcagcgtgaatacaagaaaaggatgtcatcgtaagaagatgggaggccccggaccgcgacacccatcggatcggaccacccaggtgagtataatctaacctctttttctctagttgccttccacgacagcccaggaggttgtctccatatcctaatgggggacaggaagcacaagaggttaaaagcccctcccattaaccagtgtctttcctgttccccatggggcatggagaggttcctggtacgCTGCACGGCCGGCTCTGGCACTGGTGCCTTAATCTTGTGCCGGGCAGTGTATATGGTGGTCGGGCCCCAGGCTTCCTCCTCCGTTTCTGCTCCCGTCTCCTCTGGATTCTGGGACAGCATTCCTGGTCCTCCTGTGTCCCCTTGCGGGGGTAAAGCGGACCAGCGATCCCctgccggaggcctccctgagctctccggcgtcccaccccctcctgtgcgcgctgttcggcgacccggaagtcacgtAGTGCTTCACTTCTGGGTCAGCGCTCCTGTACAGGAGCGTTACTACGTCCGGGATTCTGGACCTCTGAATGGCGTGTGAGGCATGCTGCATCCTCGCATGCCTGCCTGGGACTGTGGAGGGGGAGGGGACGGCTAATTGCCAGGCGCTGAGGCAGCATTTATTTTCTATATAAAGCTgcagaagacgtctcaggtaagcctgctcAGCATGGATACGTCTTgccatgcagctgcagagcccagcgctccccaaGCCCCAGTAAGTGTGACAGGGACTGGTCCCATTTAAGGGTGGGTCTTAGTATACCTTCTTATACCGCTCCCTCTCTCGTTTCAGGGAGACAAGCCTGTCCATAAATCCACCACTAAACGCAAATGCGCTACATGTAATGAAAAGTTGCCCTTAAAATGGGCGAAAAAACTGCCAACCCTGTACAGACAAAATAATCCGGGCTGAACATCCTTCACTAATTGAAGAGATACGTTCCTTAGTTAGACAGGAGGTTCAAAcctcaaaaaatcctgggaaacctCCACTTCGGCTCTCAGGTTCAATATCGCATCTACCTGTGTAGCCAGGTCTCTCTTCCCCTGGATGGAAGAATTGGAGAACCACATCTCTCAGGGAACTCCGAGAGATGAGGTGTTGGACTCCTTGCCTATTTTACATAGAGCAACTGGTTTTCTTTCAGACGCCTCCATGTAGCCGCcagataaggtaccttcacactgatcaactttccaacgatcacgaccagcgatacgacctggccgtgatcgttggaaagtccttgtgtggtcgctggggagctgtcacacagacagctctccagtgaccaacgatgccaaagtccccgggtaaccagggtaaacatcgggttactaagcgcagggccacgcttagtaacccgatgtttaccctggttacctttgtaaaagtaaaaaaaaacactacataccgtacttacattccggtgtctgtcacgtctcttgccctcagcttcccgcactgactgtgagcgccggccgtaaagcagagcacagcggtgacgtcaccgctgtgctttacggccggtgctcacagtcagtgcgggaagctgagggcgagggacgtgacagacaccggaatgtaagtacggtatgtagtgttttttttttttttacttttacaaaagtaaccaggataaacatcgggtttctaagcgcggccctgcgcttagtaacccgatgtttaccctggttagccggggactcattgctggatcggcgtcacacgccgatccaccgatgtcagcgggtgacctgacgacaaaataaagttctggccttctagctccgaccagcgacgtcacaggatcctgatcgctgcggtgtgtcaaacacaacgagattgctatccaggacgctgcaacgtcacggatcgttatcgttcaaaagttgctcagtgtgacggtacctttagtccagacaaattcagccagaagagctctctggctcaaGATGTGGAGTGGAGATGTCACTTCAAAAATAAAATTGTGCTCCATCCCCTTTAAAGGAGACTATGTTTTTGGGCCTTCATTAGATGATACCCTGGAAAAAACCACGGACAGGAAAAAGACTCTTCCTGAACAGAGACCTCCCAGAAAGCGTTTTTTTTCGGCCCTCCCAGTCTCAGCCCTCCCAGGCTAAGGGCAAAGGGAAAACTGGTAGATGGAGCTATCCCAAAAATATCCTTATTCCCCAGCAGCCACAgcaagaaaagcaatgactccgatccggtaggGGGGAGGCTTTTGAACTTTGTTCACAGTTGGtggaatatctccaacagcccttgAGTCTTAAGTGTTATCCAGCAAGGTCTTTTtatacactgttccaaattattatgcaaatgatatttttctcggattttcctaaatggtcggtgcaaatgacagtcagtctaataaaagtcatcacccgttagattatacatcgaattttattgaagaaacctcccaataaaaacagtataatctccaaaataaataaaaactcaaaatgcactgttccaaattattaggcacagtagaatttctatacatttgatatgttttaaagaactgaaaatactcagttgtggaatttgcagcattaggaggtcacattcactgaacaaaacagct
Encoded here:
- the MYCN gene encoding N-myc proto-oncogene protein gives rise to the protein MPGVVSKNPDLEFDSLQPCFYPDEDDFYLCGPDCAPPGEDIWKKFELLPTPPLSPSRAGLQSDPLSPGQGPLLDYGLTGDEDALDWASELLLLPPEADLLGASGWSTDLGLSPGNLKSIIIQDCMWSGFSAREKLERAVNEKLGKSAGNVVEPGTQNQTVAPSASNVPGQGEELNNPASHCVDPAVVFPFPINKGESGRIGQATPPSSAISPTVPSSAPARICSQPSRTSASSGDDSHSESDDEEDDEEEDEEEEIDVVTVEKRRTLSNRSVTCPAVLRSKSTTNLASGKNVPTELILKRCAPVHQQHNYAAPSPYVETEEVAPPQKKQKNEAPRVVKNVVQPKAKSSSPRNYDSEDSERRRNHNILERQRRNDLRSSFLTLRDHVPELVKNDKAAKVVILKKATEYIHSLQDDEQRLLQEKEKLQLRQQQLLKKIENARTC